Proteins encoded in a region of the Chryseobacterium piperi genome:
- a CDS encoding flagellar motor protein MotB — MKLGLLLLAALPIATYAQDSIKVNSSDKYPNTFSSGSANVQPFDNKARRFNDWSISIGGGAAFMPHADLTSFYDGKVNWGYNAYISLDKQISHVFGISLIYQRGETNQKAKLPGAAGAVAGVGEANTKYNQLALMGDVNFSNLLRRVDNHSPYRWAFHGYAGIGVMGYNTSLHDNDQFRWSNNPRRVPLFIEQDFDINSIFYQFGFGVKYKVSKLIDIEARTMYILSGDDEFDGGGNADPADYNPASNNPKYNMINKSRSDNMWTVNLGLSFKLGKHPSHLAWHDPLQEAYYRTNVLENAATDFVVCEKGDNDNDGVCDDWDRELNTPAGARVDGAGVALDMDLDGVIDLYDKCVTVPGPVENNGCPTK, encoded by the coding sequence ATGAAATTAGGTTTATTATTATTGGCCGCACTGCCTATTGCGACTTACGCTCAGGACAGTATTAAAGTAAATTCGTCGGACAAGTACCCTAATACATTCTCCTCGGGTTCCGCAAATGTTCAGCCTTTTGACAATAAGGCAAGAAGATTTAACGATTGGTCTATTTCAATCGGAGGTGGTGCTGCATTTATGCCACATGCTGATCTTACATCATTTTATGATGGAAAGGTTAACTGGGGATATAATGCATATATCAGTTTGGACAAACAAATTTCCCATGTTTTTGGAATTAGTTTAATCTATCAAAGAGGAGAAACTAATCAAAAAGCTAAGCTACCAGGTGCAGCAGGCGCTGTTGCCGGGGTTGGAGAAGCAAATACCAAATACAACCAATTGGCTTTGATGGGAGATGTAAACTTTTCTAACTTATTGAGAAGAGTAGACAATCACTCTCCTTACAGATGGGCTTTCCACGGTTATGCTGGTATTGGAGTAATGGGGTATAACACATCTTTACACGACAATGACCAATTCAGATGGAGTAACAATCCAAGAAGAGTACCTTTATTTATCGAGCAAGACTTTGATATTAATTCCATTTTCTATCAATTCGGATTTGGAGTAAAATATAAGGTTTCAAAACTTATCGATATTGAAGCAAGAACAATGTACATCTTAAGTGGAGATGACGAGTTTGATGGTGGAGGTAATGCAGATCCTGCTGATTATAACCCAGCATCAAACAATCCCAAATACAACATGATCAATAAGTCAAGATCTGATAATATGTGGACAGTGAACTTAGGTCTATCCTTTAAATTAGGAAAACATCCTTCTCACTTAGCATGGCATGATCCTTTACAAGAAGCTTATTATAGAACAAATGTTCTTGAAAACGCAGCTACTGATTTTGTAGTTTGTGAAAAAGGAGATAATGACAACGATGGTGTTTGTGACGATTGGGACAGAGAGCTTAATACTCCTGCTGGTGCAAGAGTAGATGGTGCTGGTGTCGCTTTAGACATGGACCTTGATGGAGTTATCGACTTATACGATAAATGTGTTACGGTTCCTGGACCTGTTGAAAATAATGGTTGTCCAACCAAATAA
- the folK gene encoding 2-amino-4-hydroxy-6-hydroxymethyldihydropteridine diphosphokinase → MSQHKVVLLLGSNLGDQKKNIETAIAKMKEAGMEMLKFSIFLTSEPVEFVSSNIFCNIAAIIYTHLSPIQLLDLVKSIEFEMGRINDSKMSGGYHDRVIDIDIVKYDELKFISERLEIPHKKHLFEREFSKILLEDFIK, encoded by the coding sequence ATGTCGCAGCATAAGGTAGTTTTGTTACTAGGAAGTAACCTTGGAGATCAAAAAAAAAATATAGAAACGGCAATTGCAAAAATGAAAGAGGCTGGTATGGAAATGTTAAAATTTAGTATTTTTTTAACATCTGAGCCCGTAGAATTTGTTAGTTCTAATATTTTTTGTAATATTGCAGCAATAATATACACACATCTTTCGCCTATTCAACTGCTTGATTTAGTTAAAAGTATTGAATTCGAAATGGGGAGAATTAATGATTCTAAAATGTCTGGAGGATATCATGATCGAGTAATAGATATAGATATTGTTAAATATGATGAGTTAAAATTTATATCAGAAAGACTGGAAATCCCTCATAAAAAACACCTTTTTGAAAGGGAATTTTCGAAGATATTATTAGAAGATTTTATCAAATAA
- the sppA gene encoding signal peptide peptidase SppA, translated as MKSFFKNVLANIVAIVILCAVFFFFFIIMLVFSSMSSDKSVVVKKNSVLTINLKTMIIDSPTEEQVGLFNISNQNKSILIYDAVEAIQKAKTDDNIKGISIEADDLNAGITQIDDLRNAINDFKKSGKFVYAYGNDASQASYYLGSVADQYFLNPSGGIELKGLATEVAFFKEFAEKYGIGIEVIRHGKFKSAVEPFIRNDISPENKEQLSMLLNDIWKNTSTRIATSRKIDTAQFKTIVDSLYGMIPEQSLKYKLADKLIQKTEYDELIKSKLSLKEKDKLNKISLGKYINSYAGDDKSGDKVAVLYASGSINNGDGYNEIYSEKYVKYIKDLQENDKVKAVVFRINSPGGSANASDEILFELQQLKKKKPLIVSFGDYAASGGYYIAMAADKIYSEPNTLTGSIGVFGVIPYYKDIANKNGIRSDIVATNANSQYYSGLNGVTPYGVSMITRSVEGTYKRFVHFVTQNRKQTFDQIDNIGGGRVWSGTRAKQIGLVDELGTLNDAVKFAAEKAGLKSYNIASYPKKMSPFEQIFKDLNEDDISARIIKSKIGKTNYEILQQITDEKLRSEVKMEMPYQIKIN; from the coding sequence ATGAAAAGTTTTTTTAAAAATGTTTTAGCAAATATAGTGGCAATTGTCATACTATGTGCTGTATTTTTCTTCTTTTTTATCATAATGCTGGTATTTAGTTCTATGAGTAGTGATAAATCTGTCGTTGTGAAAAAAAATTCGGTTTTAACGATTAATTTAAAAACAATGATAATTGATAGCCCAACTGAAGAACAGGTTGGATTATTTAATATCAGTAACCAGAATAAAAGTATCCTTATATATGATGCAGTAGAAGCTATACAAAAAGCTAAGACTGATGACAATATTAAAGGTATAAGTATTGAGGCAGATGATTTAAATGCAGGGATTACCCAGATTGATGACTTACGAAATGCCATAAATGATTTTAAAAAGAGTGGTAAATTTGTGTATGCATACGGTAATGATGCTTCACAGGCCTCTTATTATTTAGGATCTGTAGCTGATCAGTATTTCCTTAATCCTTCTGGTGGGATTGAATTAAAAGGATTAGCTACCGAAGTAGCTTTCTTTAAAGAGTTTGCTGAAAAATATGGAATTGGAATTGAAGTGATCCGTCACGGTAAATTTAAGTCTGCGGTAGAGCCTTTCATAAGAAATGATATCTCTCCTGAAAATAAAGAGCAATTAAGTATGCTTCTTAATGATATCTGGAAGAATACATCTACAAGAATTGCCACTTCACGAAAAATTGATACAGCTCAATTTAAAACTATTGTTGATAGTTTATATGGAATGATTCCGGAGCAAAGTTTGAAATACAAGTTGGCTGATAAACTTATTCAGAAGACGGAATATGATGAGCTTATCAAATCTAAATTAAGCCTTAAAGAAAAAGATAAACTGAATAAAATTTCATTAGGTAAGTATATTAACTCATATGCCGGAGATGATAAATCAGGAGATAAAGTTGCTGTTTTATATGCTTCAGGATCTATCAATAATGGTGACGGATACAATGAAATCTATTCTGAAAAATATGTTAAGTATATCAAAGATCTACAGGAAAATGATAAAGTGAAGGCTGTGGTATTCAGAATTAATTCTCCCGGGGGGAGTGCTAATGCTTCCGACGAAATCTTGTTTGAGCTTCAGCAGCTTAAAAAGAAAAAGCCTCTTATTGTTTCTTTTGGAGACTATGCAGCATCAGGAGGATATTATATTGCCATGGCAGCAGATAAAATTTATTCTGAGCCTAATACGTTAACCGGATCTATCGGTGTTTTCGGAGTAATACCTTATTATAAGGATATTGCTAATAAAAATGGAATCCGTTCAGATATTGTGGCTACCAATGCCAATTCTCAATATTATTCAGGATTGAATGGAGTGACACCTTATGGTGTAAGTATGATTACAAGAAGTGTTGAGGGAACCTATAAGAGATTTGTACATTTTGTGACACAAAACAGAAAACAGACTTTTGATCAGATCGATAACATCGGAGGAGGTAGAGTATGGAGTGGTACACGAGCAAAACAAATAGGGTTAGTAGATGAACTTGGAACCTTAAATGATGCGGTAAAGTTTGCTGCGGAGAAAGCAGGGTTAAAATCTTATAATATAGCTTCGTATCCTAAGAAGATGTCTCCTTTTGAGCAGATCTTTAAAGATCTTAATGAAGATGATATTTCAGCCAGAATAATCAAAAGTAAAATAGGAAAAACTAATTATGAAATCTTACAGCAGATTACAGATGAAAAGCTAAGATCTGAAGTAAAGATGGAAATGCCTTATCAGATCAAGATCAACTAA
- a CDS encoding GlsB/YeaQ/YmgE family stress response membrane protein codes for MGILTWIIFGLIAGAIAKLIMPGTQGGGWLMTIILGIVGAFVGGFVGSLLGWGTVESFDFRSMLLAVGGALIVLWIFGMATRKS; via the coding sequence ATGGGAATTTTAACTTGGATCATATTTGGTCTTATCGCAGGTGCAATTGCAAAACTTATTATGCCTGGAACACAAGGTGGTGGTTGGTTGATGACTATCATATTAGGAATTGTTGGAGCTTTCGTAGGTGGATTTGTTGGAAGTTTACTTGGATGGGGAACTGTTGAAAGTTTTGATTTCAGAAGTATGCTCTTAGCTGTAGGAGGTGCCCTTATCGTCCTTTGGATATTTGGGATGGCCACCAGGAAGAGCTAA
- the ftsY gene encoding signal recognition particle-docking protein FtsY, producing the protein MSWFKNIFKKEEKETLDKGLEKSSQGFFEKITKAVVGKSTVDDEVLDDLEEVLIASDVGASTTIKIIERIEARVARDKYVNVSELDHILRDEISGLLLENPHAGTGNIDASKKPYVIMVVGVNGVGKTTTIGKLAHQFKSEGKKVVLGAADTFRAAAVDQLTIWSERVGVPIVKQDMGSDPASVAFDTVQSAVAQEADVVIIDTAGRLHNKINLMNELSKIKRVMQKVIPDAPHEILLVLDGSTGQNAFEQAKQFTAATEVNALAITKLDGTAKGGVVIGISDQFQIPVKYIGVGEKMQDLQLFNGTEFVDSFFKKR; encoded by the coding sequence ATGAGTTGGTTTAAAAATATATTCAAAAAGGAAGAAAAAGAAACCTTAGACAAAGGACTGGAAAAGTCCAGCCAGGGATTCTTTGAAAAAATAACAAAAGCCGTAGTCGGCAAAAGTACAGTAGATGATGAAGTATTGGATGATCTTGAAGAAGTATTGATTGCTTCGGATGTGGGGGCTTCTACTACTATCAAAATTATAGAAAGAATTGAAGCCAGAGTTGCCAGAGACAAATATGTCAATGTAAGCGAACTGGATCATATACTTCGTGATGAGATTTCCGGATTACTTCTGGAAAACCCTCATGCAGGGACAGGAAATATTGATGCGTCCAAAAAACCTTATGTAATAATGGTTGTCGGAGTAAACGGTGTTGGAAAAACAACAACCATCGGAAAGCTTGCTCATCAATTTAAATCAGAAGGTAAGAAAGTAGTATTAGGAGCTGCTGATACCTTTAGAGCAGCAGCAGTAGACCAATTAACCATCTGGAGTGAAAGAGTCGGCGTACCTATAGTTAAGCAGGATATGGGATCCGATCCGGCCTCTGTAGCTTTTGATACAGTTCAAAGTGCAGTAGCACAAGAAGCTGATGTTGTTATTATAGACACAGCAGGAAGACTTCATAATAAAATCAACTTAATGAATGAGCTTTCAAAGATCAAAAGAGTAATGCAGAAAGTTATTCCTGATGCTCCTCATGAAATCCTTTTAGTTCTTGACGGATCTACCGGACAAAATGCTTTTGAACAAGCTAAACAGTTTACAGCAGCCACTGAAGTTAATGCCTTGGCCATTACTAAACTGGATGGCACTGCTAAGGGAGGAGTCGTTATCGGAATCTCTGATCAGTTCCAGATTCCCGTGAAGTATATAGGGGTTGGAGAGAAGATGCAGGATTTACAATTGTTTAATGGTACGGAATTTGTTGACTCATTCTTCAAGAAGAGGTGA
- a CDS encoding RidA family protein, whose product MKKILVLVFTAMFLFSFSQKTMNTIEYKNSENVFPIKGLSQSVSIDYGDSTMVILSGQVPLDKDGNLIGNNNVEKQTQQIFTNIESILKEYGGTAKDIIRLGIFITDISRTPDFRKVRDLYINLQNPPVSSLVEVSKLFRDDVLIEVEATAVIKKSK is encoded by the coding sequence ATGAAAAAGATTCTTGTTCTGGTTTTTACAGCAATGTTTCTATTTTCGTTCAGTCAAAAAACAATGAATACGATAGAATATAAAAACTCAGAAAATGTTTTTCCTATTAAAGGGCTTTCCCAATCTGTAAGCATAGATTACGGAGATTCTACAATGGTGATTTTATCAGGTCAGGTACCTTTAGATAAAGATGGGAATTTAATAGGAAATAATAACGTAGAAAAACAAACTCAACAAATTTTTACAAATATTGAGAGTATTTTAAAAGAATATGGAGGAACAGCAAAAGATATTATAAGACTGGGAATCTTTATAACAGATATTTCCAGAACACCGGACTTTAGGAAAGTCAGGGACTTATATATTAATCTTCAAAATCCTCCTGTAAGCAGTCTTGTGGAAGTAAGTAAATTATTCAGAGATGATGTATTGATTGAAGTAGAAGCAACTGCAGTAATAAAAAAAAGCAAATAA
- a CDS encoding DUF4295 domain-containing protein, producing the protein MAKKVVATLQSGQSKKMTKVVKMVKSSKSGAYVFEEKVMNADEVDGYLKK; encoded by the coding sequence ATGGCAAAAAAAGTAGTAGCAACCCTACAAAGCGGTCAGTCAAAAAAAATGACTAAAGTTGTGAAAATGGTGAAGTCTTCTAAATCAGGAGCTTACGTTTTCGAAGAAAAAGTAATGAATGCAGACGAAGTTGATGGTTATTTGAAAAAATAA
- the rpmG gene encoding 50S ribosomal protein L33, translating to MAKKGNRVQVILECTEHKESGMAGMSRYISTKNKKNTTERLELKKYNPVLKKYTLHKEIK from the coding sequence ATGGCAAAAAAAGGAAACAGAGTTCAAGTAATCCTTGAATGTACAGAGCACAAAGAAAGCGGTATGGCAGGAATGTCTAGATACATTTCTACAAAAAATAAAAAGAACACAACAGAGAGATTAGAGCTTAAAAAGTACAATCCGGTTCTTAAGAAATATACCCTACACAAAGAAATCAAGTAA
- the rpmB gene encoding 50S ribosomal protein L28, translated as MSRICQITGKRAMVGNNVSHANNKTKRRFEINLLEKKFYLPEQDKHVTLKVSAHGLRVINKIGIEEALERAVRNGLIKK; from the coding sequence ATGTCAAGAATTTGCCAAATAACAGGAAAGCGTGCAATGGTTGGTAACAACGTTTCTCACGCTAATAACAAAACGAAGCGTCGTTTTGAAATTAACTTATTGGAGAAGAAGTTTTACCTTCCGGAGCAAGATAAGCACGTAACACTGAAAGTATCAGCTCATGGATTGAGAGTGATTAACAAGATTGGAATCGAAGAAGCTCTAGAAAGAGCTGTAAGAAACGGATTGATTAAAAAGTAA
- a CDS encoding T9SS type A sorting domain-containing protein gives MKKIYVLLYMIPVSFAAQTFSEVQTDIRNFYYPAGDTGDVNNDGFQDIVINGAIDADGDGNVDTTFNEVYKNNGTTFTPYANFGADVTHLGDIKFIDYNNDGLDDIISTGLSYMDIVNYKHYRFRNTGSGFIKEADLPGKVYGSMEVFDFNHDGLQDYAINGTQYVDGAGFVNKLDYYQNSGNGFQQFQGWMEGAQNSSFKMVDLNNDHLLDMIMLGYDVNSVPMFKVYLNNSGTLMLSQTLPALASGKLEIADFNADGYQDVVVAAQDENYAGYVAILMNDGTGHLNIQQLAVPEISDPSLATGDLNNDGYYDFIVSGNDENNDAIVKIFVYNSNNQTFTENIPTGLSTLGGPGFVHLLDYNNDHHLDVLLSGFDWADSGMPSVTKIFRNVSTETNLKPAPPTNLSLTKNGNRFNFSWSGASDDKTPTSALRYEIKVGTTSGAGDIAKYVVTTPSWFLELDPSVQNVYWSVRSIDASRVYSDPSTAHTLGVKDVVDRELFTIYPNPASDRVFIKGEKVSAVEMYSIDGKKLNVTLNADQSVDISGLTKGGYLLKVKIKDQWTIKKLIIK, from the coding sequence ATGAAGAAGATTTATGTTTTATTGTATATGATCCCTGTAAGTTTCGCAGCTCAGACTTTTTCCGAAGTACAGACCGATATTAGAAATTTTTATTATCCGGCTGGTGATACGGGAGATGTTAATAATGACGGATTTCAGGATATTGTAATCAATGGAGCTATAGATGCAGACGGAGATGGTAATGTAGATACAACTTTTAATGAGGTGTATAAAAATAATGGGACGACCTTTACTCCTTATGCTAATTTTGGAGCAGATGTTACTCATTTGGGGGATATTAAATTTATAGATTATAATAATGATGGTCTCGATGATATTATTTCTACAGGCCTGAGCTATATGGATATTGTTAATTATAAACATTATAGGTTTCGTAATACGGGTTCGGGGTTTATAAAAGAAGCCGATCTTCCTGGGAAAGTGTATGGCTCGATGGAGGTTTTCGATTTTAATCATGATGGACTGCAGGATTATGCAATCAATGGAACTCAATATGTTGATGGAGCAGGATTTGTTAATAAATTAGATTATTATCAAAATTCCGGTAATGGATTCCAGCAGTTTCAGGGCTGGATGGAGGGAGCCCAGAACAGCAGTTTTAAAATGGTTGATCTGAATAATGATCATCTTCTTGATATGATTATGCTCGGATATGATGTAAATAGTGTTCCTATGTTTAAAGTGTATTTAAATAATTCTGGTACCTTGATGCTGTCCCAAACGCTGCCGGCGCTTGCCAGTGGGAAGTTGGAGATTGCAGACTTTAATGCAGACGGTTATCAGGATGTTGTCGTGGCAGCCCAGGATGAGAACTATGCGGGGTATGTGGCAATACTAATGAATGACGGTACTGGTCATCTCAATATTCAGCAGCTTGCAGTTCCTGAAATTTCTGATCCTTCTCTTGCAACGGGAGATCTGAATAATGACGGCTATTATGATTTTATAGTGTCCGGGAATGACGAAAATAATGATGCTATTGTCAAAATATTTGTATATAATTCAAACAATCAAACATTTACAGAAAATATACCTACAGGTTTGTCTACTTTAGGAGGCCCGGGCTTTGTGCATTTACTTGACTATAACAATGATCATCATTTGGATGTTTTATTGTCCGGATTTGATTGGGCAGATTCGGGAATGCCTTCAGTGACTAAAATCTTCAGAAATGTTTCAACTGAAACCAATTTAAAGCCTGCGCCTCCTACAAACCTGAGTCTTACGAAAAACGGAAATCGATTTAATTTTTCATGGAGTGGAGCTAGTGATGATAAAACTCCTACAAGCGCACTGCGCTATGAAATAAAAGTGGGGACGACTTCAGGAGCCGGAGACATTGCCAAGTATGTAGTAACGACACCTTCATGGTTTTTAGAACTGGATCCATCTGTACAGAACGTTTATTGGTCAGTAAGATCAATTGATGCTTCAAGGGTATATTCTGATCCTTCTACGGCTCATACCTTAGGAGTTAAGGATGTAGTTGATCGAGAATTATTTACTATATATCCGAATCCTGCCTCAGATCGGGTGTTTATTAAAGGAGAAAAAGTAAGTGCAGTAGAAATGTACTCCATAGATGGTAAGAAGTTGAATGTGACACTAAATGCCGATCAATCTGTTGATATATCCGGACTTACTAAAGGCGGATATCTATTAAAAGTAAAAATAAAAGACCAATGGACCATTAAAAAACTCATCATTAAATAA
- the lnt gene encoding apolipoprotein N-acyltransferase, with the protein MKYVLLTLISAMLLSISWPTYGVPFFIFFALVPLLMMEHGVSKFSSFKRKSWVVFGLSYLCFVIWNIVTTGWLYGSKNPDGTHSLMAVVFPVLVNSFLYSLVFQCYHWYKNAQGTYWGLAFLVAIWMGFEKFHMSWELTWPWLNLGNVFADYPKLIQWYDTLGATGGSFWILLVNIFIFYTVRTWEAGRKRKDLIRNTSLIAVLIILPMIISLMKYNNFDEKPIGQVNVLMLQPDLDPYAEKYSKDSLTIENDLLNLAEKNSKGKIDYYIAPETAIPGRGSISETAFEKSLLLNNIKGFLSKHPGSVFATGISSHRFFTSETNLPKEAYQLNPGLWVSNYNSAIQVIPNQKVEVYHKGKLVPGVEIFPYMSVLKPLLGDAMLNLGGTVASLGTDKERVAFSNPYNKGQMAPIICYESIYGEFVTDYVKKGANFLAIMTNDSWWGVTEGHKQLLSYAKLRAIETRREIARAANSGISAHINAKGEILEDTFYGDQTTLFAKVNLYDQQSFYTRAGDLLSRFSIFALGFLLFYFLIKRFQAKMQSKKA; encoded by the coding sequence ATGAAATACGTTTTACTTACGCTCATTTCAGCGATGCTGTTGTCCATATCATGGCCAACCTACGGGGTTCCGTTTTTTATCTTTTTTGCCCTTGTTCCACTACTGATGATGGAGCATGGTGTTTCTAAGTTTTCCAGTTTCAAAAGAAAAAGCTGGGTAGTCTTCGGACTTTCCTATCTATGTTTTGTTATCTGGAACATTGTGACAACCGGATGGCTATATGGCTCAAAAAACCCGGATGGCACCCATTCCTTAATGGCTGTCGTATTTCCTGTATTGGTCAATTCATTTTTATACTCCCTGGTTTTTCAATGTTATCATTGGTATAAAAATGCACAAGGCACCTATTGGGGACTCGCTTTCCTTGTAGCCATATGGATGGGATTCGAAAAATTCCACATGAGTTGGGAGCTTACGTGGCCATGGTTAAACCTTGGAAATGTATTTGCAGATTATCCTAAACTAATCCAATGGTATGACACATTAGGGGCTACAGGAGGAAGCTTCTGGATTCTATTGGTTAATATTTTCATTTTTTATACTGTCAGAACCTGGGAAGCAGGGCGAAAAAGAAAAGATTTGATCAGAAATACATCCCTGATAGCTGTTCTGATCATTCTGCCGATGATCATTTCATTAATGAAATACAATAACTTTGATGAAAAACCTATCGGCCAAGTTAATGTTTTAATGCTTCAGCCTGACCTTGATCCATACGCTGAGAAATACTCTAAAGACAGTTTAACCATTGAAAATGACCTGTTAAATCTTGCTGAAAAAAATTCAAAAGGAAAAATTGATTATTATATTGCTCCTGAAACAGCTATTCCCGGAAGAGGCTCTATCTCTGAGACCGCTTTTGAAAAAAGCTTGCTTTTAAATAATATTAAAGGCTTTCTTTCCAAGCATCCTGGTTCTGTTTTTGCAACAGGAATCTCTTCTCATCGGTTTTTCACCAGTGAGACTAATCTTCCTAAAGAAGCCTATCAGCTTAATCCAGGACTTTGGGTCTCCAATTATAATTCAGCCATCCAGGTTATCCCTAATCAAAAAGTAGAGGTTTATCACAAAGGTAAATTGGTTCCTGGTGTTGAAATTTTCCCTTACATGAGTGTATTAAAGCCTCTTTTAGGTGATGCTATGCTTAATTTAGGAGGAACTGTAGCATCATTAGGAACAGATAAAGAAAGAGTCGCTTTTTCAAATCCTTACAACAAAGGACAAATGGCACCTATCATCTGCTATGAAAGTATTTATGGAGAATTCGTAACCGACTATGTTAAAAAAGGAGCTAATTTTCTGGCTATTATGACAAATGACTCATGGTGGGGTGTTACAGAAGGACATAAGCAATTGTTGTCATATGCTAAATTAAGAGCTATAGAAACGAGAAGAGAAATTGCCAGAGCTGCTAACAGTGGAATTTCAGCCCATATCAATGCCAAAGGTGAGATTCTGGAAGATACTTTTTATGGAGATCAGACCACACTATTTGCAAAAGTCAACTTATATGATCAACAAAGCTTTTATACAAGAGCAGGAGATCTGCTATCCAGGTTTTCAATTTTCGCATTAGGATTTTTGCTTTTCTATTTCTTAATCAAAAGATTTCAAGCTAAAATGCAGAGCAAAAAAGCATAA
- the proC gene encoding pyrroline-5-carboxylate reductase, producing MKIAILGAGNMGLSFSKSFLKYELIKPENLHLITRNQSKIPVISEQFPNSKISTFDEVKELDTDLIIIAVKPQDFQNVVENIQFSLHKNQMVLSIMAGIKIEKIQKLLNHPLIVRAMPNSPTLLGMGITGYTSADGISFSQLINIERLLNSTGRSVYLEDEELLDGVTALSGSGPAYFYYIVDAMIKAGVEMGIDENLSKLFVKQTMLGAYHLMNNSERNLEDLIKDVASKGGTTEAALKTFEANHLKEILKKGILNAEQRAKELNG from the coding sequence ATGAAAATAGCTATTCTAGGAGCCGGAAATATGGGTTTATCATTTTCAAAATCATTTTTGAAATATGAATTGATTAAGCCTGAAAACTTACACTTAATTACCCGAAACCAATCTAAAATCCCTGTTATTTCAGAACAGTTTCCAAACTCTAAAATTTCAACTTTTGATGAAGTTAAAGAGCTGGACACCGATCTTATCATTATTGCTGTAAAGCCACAGGATTTTCAGAATGTTGTCGAAAACATTCAATTTTCCCTACACAAAAATCAGATGGTTCTTTCTATTATGGCGGGAATTAAAATTGAAAAAATACAAAAGCTCTTAAACCACCCCCTTATTGTAAGAGCAATGCCGAACTCTCCCACCCTTTTAGGAATGGGGATTACAGGCTATACATCTGCAGATGGGATTTCTTTCAGCCAACTTATTAATATCGAAAGACTACTAAACAGCACTGGAAGATCTGTTTATTTGGAAGATGAAGAGTTACTGGATGGGGTTACTGCACTTTCCGGAAGTGGGCCTGCCTATTTTTATTACATTGTCGATGCAATGATTAAGGCGGGGGTTGAAATGGGAATTGATGAAAATCTATCTAAATTATTTGTTAAGCAAACCATGCTTGGAGCTTACCATTTAATGAATAATTCAGAAAGAAATCTTGAAGATCTCATCAAAGATGTTGCATCAAAGGGAGGTACAACAGAAGCTGCTTTAAAAACATTCGAAGCCAATCATTTAAAGGAAATCTTAAAGAAGGGCATTTTGAATGCTGAACAGCGTGCTAAAGAATTAAATGGCTAA